The genomic stretch ctccccagcaggCTGGATGATTTAATAACTTGGCTGTATTCAAAAAGTTGATCTTAagagtttttcctcctttttctaaATTTGAAGGATCTGTGAGCACCTCAAGTTTTAGCTAATGTTGCTGAAAGCAGTAAATGTTCAATATCTCATTGTATCAGTTTCCCAAATGAGTATTGTTTCATGTTTCTGAAGTTAAGATGCATTTTCATAGCCTCTGCTAGTTTCATCAACTAAGTAGTTGATTAAATAGTaatatttgtatataaaaaaCATCCTCTGAGTTTCAGCACTCTCCCTTCCCAGCCGTCTTCTTGTACTTAAGCTACTTCagtaaatatgtttttctcttctcagttcTTGGCACAGATAATGTGGAGCAGAAAACCTACAGTGATGCTGACATGGTCAAACATCTGTTAGCTGAGGTATGCTCATCTCTGTAATGCTGTGTTAATATATTTGAGGATATATATAAGAGGAAGGGTTTTATTCAGCTACTGGAAATTTTGGTTCAGTTATCTTCAGGAGCTGCTTCAAACACATGGGTAATGAGAAGCTGCCCATTTGGTTGCACCATCTCAGAAGCAAAATTTAGCAAAACTATGGGCACCCATGGAGCCAGTGAGGTGTAAGAAACAAACAGCTAGTTTCTGCGTTCCTGTTGTTCCTTTGCTCCTGTTGTTCCTTTGCTTCTACCATATCATCACTATTGAAGTTAAGCAGTCTGTTCTGGAGAAAGTGTCACTTGAAAGACCACAGGCCTAAGTATATGTGGCTTCTTTGTATGATTCAACAGAGCCCATTTAACCTCTCCAGTACTCGgcacaaaaaccaaaactgtcCCTAGGTTTGGtgctttcccctccccctgTTACTGCAAATGACTGTAGAAGAGAATGTGCTATATCAAGAAACAGAGTTATGGATGTGTTCTGGATCCAAAGGATGAAGCATTAATCATTGTCCTAACAATGTTGATCCATTTGAGAGTGAAGGGGGATCTCAGAGTGGTGATGCATTAAACAATAGCTATGAGAATCTAAAACTACTCTGAATTTAAACCTTATCTGATCAAAAGTAGAcatttgttctcattttgtGAGCAGAAAGATCGGGACCTGGAACTGGCAGCTCGAATTGGACAAGCCCTCCTTAAGCGAAACCATCTGTTGACGGAACAGAATGAAGCACTAGAAGAACAGTTAGGACAAACTCTAGATCGAGTGAGTGATCTTtgttctttcccttcctttctttgctttttctctcttcttttttttttttttcccttctttctttcttttttttttatgatggaGTAAGAGGATTaatagaaatacattatttcatTGTGAAAGCAGGTGATTGCTGCTCTCAAACTACAGAAGTATACTTAGATGTCATTCTCCTAATTGTTGTTCAATCAGCCTTCTCAGTCCAAGAATTGATTATGAAGACTGCATATTGTAATTACTGAGAATTTACAAGAATGTTAGGTACTATTATGGTACATCTACAGCAGGATTGCATTTTCAAACCATCAGAACATCAGTCTGGTATCCTGCCATTAAACTGAGAATCTAATAATCTAAGTTAATATAAGTAGTTGGTATCTGACATGACCTGCTACATAACAAGGTCACAGGTGaggaaacagctggaaaatgagGTGCCTTAATGGGGTGCTTACactaagaataaataaaatgtaatgaaaacttAATTCTGCTCAAGATCTTCATCTCTTCCTTTAAGCACAGATTCTTGATCtaatcttttgtttttctttcttaaaaaagaattaaatagttGACAAATTATAAAGTATCCCAAGTTTTTTAACCCTACAGTCAACAGTTTAAGTTACAGTGAAATGGATTCAGCTGCTTGTATAAAGCAATATGCTGGTAATAAAAACATACTCATAATTAGCTGTAGGACAGCGTAAACTTATGTATTCATATAAAAATTTAGATACGCAAAATAGAATTTATCTAAATGAGATCTATCTCttctcttggttttatttttcctatagTCATTTAATGTTTTGACTGGGGGGTACCAGTCTATACACATAAATAGATGTCTATCAGTCCTTTTCTCCGgtgccctggttttggctgggatagagttaattttcttcctagtagcaggcatagtgctgtgttttggacttacgatgagaataatgttgaaaacacactgatgttttagttgttgctaagtactgcttatgctagtcaaggacttttcagcttcccatgctctgccaggtgcacaacaaactgggagggggcacagccagaatagttgatccaaactgaccaaagggctattccataccatatgatgtcatgctcagtacataaactgggggggggggttggctggggagcagtgatcgctgcttgggaactgtctggtaTCGGTCggtgagtggtgagcaattgcattgtgcatcacttactttgtatattattattactgttcttattatattgttactactgctattttactttatattttcaattattaaactgttcttatctcaacccaggattTTTTCTCACACTTACTctcccagttctctcccccatcccaccagggtagggggagtgagcgagcggctgcatggtgcttagttgctggctggggttaaaccacgacatccaGGAAGTTACAGTTCAGAAAAATGGTCATAATCAAAATGATAGTTAGAgtgttaaaatgtaaatgtgtatCAAAGTagctggaaaattattttgaagtaaaCTACTCAAAAAGTAGGTTCTGTTGTCCATTCTTGTGTTATCTTGCATTTTCAATCTCTCTTACAGTGTTAAAGTTATGATTTTGTGAACTTCCTATAAAATAAATAGAGGTTGAATCTTCTgtgcaaatataaataaatggatCATGACCTGTGAACTACTTGTTAATCTCATTTTAGACTGGAGCAGTGATGTTCCAAGAGGCTGCATAAATAATAGACTGTAATATTGTATAGCTAAAGTATATTTCATGAGCTGGTGCTCTTTTGTCATAGGTTAACCAGCTGCAGCATGAATTGTCAAAGAAGGATGACCTGCTTCGTATTGTTTCAATTGCTTCTGAGGAGAGTGAAACAGATTCCAGCTGTTCCACACCACTTCGTTTCAATGAGTCTTTCAATGTATCACATGATCTGTTGCAGCTGGATGTCTTGCAAGATAAACTCAGagagctggaagaggagaaCCTTGCTCTCCGATCGAAGGTATATCCAACTTAGAGTGTATACCATATATGCTGGATATTAAATAAATCAGTATGGTTAAGAAATCCAGCATCTGGGTTTCTCTTGAAGCATATGACTATTTTGTATCGCTGTATACAAATCATACCCCAACActttccctccaccccccatatccttctctttccctcacTATTCCTCATTATCTCCAGAGTCCTCTAGTAGTCCTTCCTCAGTGCTTTTATGGTATGTGAAAGAATATGGGAACGTACATAAGCACCCAGCAAATGTCCTCGGCCCCATCAGGCCCTCAGGCTTGTGTGACCTGTTTTTATATAAATCTGACTGTGATTAGTAGTAGTATTTTGGCAATTCCATTGTGTTGCCATTACATTTTTGTCAGCCTATATTCAATGTTAAGGGTTAATAAGCTTCTCCTCACATTCTTTTAAAGACACACTTAGTTTTGACTATGTGATTAGTCTCTATATTTGAATTGGTCTCTCTTGTGTATAAAACACAAATACAGGCACTATACCTTTACAAGGATAGAGACTAAATGGCCAGACAAAACAATGGCTATAAAAGTCATGGAACCAACAGCAAAGGTTACAAGAACTAGAATCTACAGATGCATACCTCTTCTTCGGAGGTGGAGAGTGGAACTTGTAAAATAGGAGATTCGTTAAAAATGggttattttgttgtttttaagaaaaggggGGGTGTTTGTAagaaaggtggggtttttttgggggggggagggatggttttattttggggttttttttttttggtgagccTTTCCCAATATAAGCGTGTTACAGCAGTACAACAAAGACTAGATTCCTTTAATGGGAACAAAATATACTCTTCCCCTTGTTTTATCTCCAAAATACTCAGCCTGAGATGCATATCCTTTCTAAAACTCCGTAAGATCAAATGGATAGTTTAGTAGTGCTgtaggagaaaaaagagaagatcaGACTGCTTTTATTGTGCTCCTAACCCTGTATATGATTACAAAACTTTACAGACCAGGGATTAATTTAGTCTGCCTTAGTGTGAAAAAACGGAGTTGAAAAGAGGCTGCTATCATTCTGTGACATCACATAACCTTCACTGACTTGAAATAGCCTCAATTATATTGAGCctatatttgctttttgttacGTTTTCATGTGACAGCATTATGTAAAGAAGTGTGTTTGCCTGCACTTGTGTAGCTGTATTTCTACTTGCTTGGATAATCTTTAAACCCATTTACTAAGTTTTATGGTCACTTACTGGCAAACAGTCCTGAATATAGAAGACTTACCTGTGCAAATTTTAATATTCTCATCCTCACAATTGAAACAGGAGTGGGAATCTAGTGTGCTTGATGTTGTTTAGACCTGTTGTGATATTTGGTCTCTGGCCTAGAAAATTTACAATCTAAATAGACTAGTTGGGGAATATGGAGAAAACCTGTTCTCCTGAGAGCTTTTCCGTGCCATAAAAGGTTTGGTTAACATCATTCAGTTTTCAAGATTTCTTTGTGTTAAGTTTTGAAGCAAATTGAATTGCTTACTTCTGATGACTGTGTTGGTTTACTTTCCCTACCAAATTGAATATTTTTGTAACAATTTTTCATTAGAGGCGAGAGATCAGGTTTTGTTCCTGTGTCTGGGTGTCTTTCACTCAAAAAACCTGTACAATTCAGGGAAACAGGTTACCGTGGAAAAAATGGTTAGGAAGTATGGCCAGGTGCATAGGAATTATAAAGATAGAGGGGAGACTCTTCAGTTGcaagaatttcagaaataaaaatttataacATTAATATATGTATAGATAAACTGAAATTGGAATACCAATAACTTTCTTGAAGGCTTGCCATCTGAAGACAGAAACCATTACATATGAAGAGAAGGAACAGCAGCTGGTCAATGACTGTGTCAAAGAGCTTCGTGAGTATCCAGGCTGTATCTTGCAATGGCAAAATGGTATTTGAAATACCTAGTGCCTACACCTTAGTTATCCCTGAATCAAAAAATGAGCTTCAGTAATTTATGCCAATTATTCAAGTCTTGCTCTTTGCCCAAGTGCaaaattgtttctgtatttcatcgAGTTTCACTCTGGCATTCAGCTTCAGGTATGTGTACTGTGTTTAGGGAGAGAATACGAACACAAAATCTAATGTCCATAAACCTCCTAAACTGAAGCCTACAGACACTGGAAAATCAACAAAATATAATTCTTGTATAGAGTATTCAGCACACTTGACACCAAAATGTATCAGTGCATACATAGACTCTTAAATGCACGTTCTAAATTACTGTTTACCTATGAACgcattagtttatttttaaaatatatattataaaccAAAGCATTTAAATTGGCAAGTATTTTAATGTCTAGAAAAGTTGTCCATATTTGCTTTGGGGACTATTTATCTGCAAAGAATTGCAGCTACTCTTATACAAATGCATGTGAAGTATACTGAAACAATAAGGAATAATCCTTTTTTCTGTGTGGTGATTGTGTAACCTGGTGGTATAACTTTTTATCTGTAGTCATTTGATGTGTGCTACTTCCTTTGTGCATAACAACCTTAAGCttctattttaagaatttttttttctgtacagccACCATAAAGAACACTGGGTTGctgcttaatttttcttgttcCAGATGACCATAAAATACTATGAATTGATGCTTAGTTGGTTGTTAATTTACTCCATTCCCtctgagaaaaaatatatatccttTGCAAAGAGAAGTTATTTCATAGAAGATCTCCTATTTTCCTTCAATGAGAATGTCTGAGTTCTGTTTTGTCCAATGCTATAGCACATATAGGCATGCTAGGTAATGTAGACTCACAGAAAGAATCTTCTCCCAAAGGATGTCTACTCTACAGCTTTAAAATTTGTACCTTCAGGAAGAAGGTATCTGACCGTGAACTTAACCGTCCACAGGTCCATGGGCAGGACCTTGTTCTGCAGTAAATTTTTAGTGTGACCTTTATACAAGATTGATCAGACTTTATTATGACTTTGCTATGCTTTCAGGGCAAGTATACAAGCAAGACtaacagcataaaaatatcTCAGCTTTTTGAGCTGCTTTGTCATCTCACTTGATGAAGTGCttgctcaaagaaaaaaagaaacaggaaattgTACACAGTGGGTCTTTGGGGAATAGACAGTGACCAGAATCAAGAGCTAAATAGGTGTATGTCACACTTGACAAGGTGTGACAAAAAGCCTTTGCTTGCAGACAATGGTAGTTAATAACAAAATCAGTTCAGAGCCTGACTTCTTCAGCGTATTCCAAGTCTGGCCTTGGTCATGATCCAGCATGTCATTTGAAATTGTTTATGGCAGCTTACCTTGGATTTTATTATGGTCATTTTGCATACCTGCGATACGTATTTCAGGTTCTGCACACTTAGCTCTTAATATGTTACACCTGCATTTGAAGTTAACCCTCTTCCACCTCCCCACCATTTATCTTTTCCTTATGGGTGTTCTAAGGCACCTACTCTTTATGTACTATGAGTTGATTTCCTAAGAGTATTGGTCATTTTGCAGATGGTTGTTGACTTTGatcttttctgggttttgggcttggtttgcatttttgtcATCTGTTGAGAAAAGCTCTCTACTAAGTTCCTGTTATGTTTTGTAGGGCAAACAAATGCTCAAATTTCCAGAATAACAGAGGAGTTGTCAGAGAAGAGTGAGGAGCTGGTTCGCTACCAGGAGGAGATCTCATCCCTCTTGTCTCAGATTGTTGATCTTCAACATAAACTCAAAGAAGTAAGGGAATGCTGATGAAGAGTGCGTGCGCGCGCATATTTGAGGAAAACGAGTCATCAAGGTTTAAAATGTGTCATGTATAGCATTTTTTCTGTGGTAGTGAGAATACCAGTATGGTTGAAATCTCACACTTCCCCATAGCCTTCACTAAGTACAATACTTcggcagagaaaggaagagcagaatTGCCATAACTGAGTGGTACTCTGCAGAGTATGCGTGTGTACTCTGCAGTGTGTATGCGTGCACGCTAGTGCTTATAGCAGGTAAAAATTGACTTGCGCCAGGGGGTTACACTGCAAGAGAGTGACTGTTTCAGGAAAGTATGGCAGAGGATCAACTCTCTTGGGGAAATCGGCTGAGAAAATGATGAGCACTTTTTTGTGCTTTCAGCATGTGATTGAAAAGGAGGAGCTGAAACTTCACTTACAAGCTTCCAAAGATGCTCAGAGACAACTGACAGCAGAGGTACTTAAGGCTtctgtatatatacatttaGATAAATGTTTTGGAATAGAATACGAGAAAAAAAACTAAGAGAGAATGGGAACTATTGTTTTAATTATGTagggcttttcatttttcattgtgGTTGGAGTTACATGATTGGGGGAAAagaataattgtttttatttaagtcTACACAAGTATTTTGGTAGTTCACAGAAGTATGAAAGGCAAGGAAGGTGTTCCAAGTAGGGAGGTCTTACTATTCTTAGTAGTTATGAGAAAGAGAGTGTTTTAGTGTGAATATTACTGGTTATATCAACAATACTGTAGCTCATTAGATTTTAAGGAAGTTCTCTTTTTGCATCAGCAGTTACTGTATTTGCAGACTTTTTCGatgtattttcctttggattttaccatacttttcctttcctctttcaagTCTTAATTTTTACTTCATGCTTCACCACTAAAATTGGTGCAGGTGCTATGCTGACCATTGTCCATTCCAGATGTTGGCATGTGCCATGCAGTTGGAAAAATATAGTGTTGAATCAGTCAGTACTGGTTTCTGTAGGAGTTAATTCAGTTTCATTCTGTCTTGTCTTTAAAGCTTACTGGGATCACGTGATGGCCTCTTCTCTCTTTCAGCTACATGAGTTGCAAGATCGGAATGCAGAGTGTCTAGGGATGTTGCACGAATCACAAGAAGAAGTGAAGTTGCTGCgcagcagagccagctctgTCGCTTGTCTCTGCCACCCCCAGTCATGTGGAGCGTTTCCTGTGGTAATAAATACCACTAGCATGGCATATACCTCCTGGCACACATGGCCTGTAGTAGCATACAACTCTGAGTAAAACAGCCATTacaaggagctgcagcaggaactATTTTGTAGTGGGCAAAGGAGCTGATCTAATGTTTTTTCAATTCTTTAATGCGTACATTTTTGAGAATTTAATGTATTAGGAAAGTAACCATTCCCTTGACACATTGtgatattaaaattatttttcctttttatatgcattttctgttaaataagGGAATTGGCATGTTCTACAGCTAGTGCTCAGTTGTGCTAGTATATTGTTCAATGTTGATGTGAGTTTTATAACTTGACGGTGTTTCTTTAAGAAACAAAGCGTCTCTtcaagaggggtttttttccttgatgtaGTTTATGATGCAATTTTATGTCCTTATCTTGTGAGATTAAATTTTAAGCATCATCAGAAATGCAGACTAATTGCCAGAGATGACTAAACCAATGGAAAAGGGTTaaaggcatttatttttctctttctattaGTGTCAGGTATGTTCTGCTTACTGTACTCTCAAAAATttctgggctgtgctgggaattTGTcaggttttggttggttgttctGTGTATACAGAATCCCTCATGTACGTGTTTGGCCTTGTAAGAAGTGCTCTTACAATTGTAGGTTGTTCTTAAGAAACCAACATAAAGAGTACCAAGAAAAAGCACATGTTGCTGATGAAAACTGAACCCATACTGGTTACGCTTGGGCATAGTTATGGTGGAAAATTCCCCGCCATGCCCATCGTTCAGAGACTGAAGGGTTTGTCCGAAACATGCTGACACCAAGGAAACAAATGgagatttttaaagtattttttttagagTTGTTTTCTGCTAAAATTGTTAGCAGGAAGACTTGAATCTAATTTGTCAACTCTCCtggtttccatttttctctagGATTCCCTTGCAGCAGAAATTGAAGGGACAATGCGGAAGGAATTGAGTCAGGGTGATGAATCTGTTCTCTCCAAGCAAAAGTATGTTTTCAGAATTCTATGTGCTATTTTGATATTATTCCATATGCTTGTATTAAGTAAGGTGAAACTGATTTCTGGAAATCTACAAATGTGAATGTTCCCTTTATAATAAGTTTTCTACGTaacttaataaaaaaagctttatagTATTTGGTAATCTTTTCAACTTTGAAACCTActattcttattttattctatGAGGAAGTTGGGAATTTGCTAAAAGGATGttatttcattctttaatttttgagatttttttgatGCAAATTCTCTCATGCACAGCACTAGTTTTATCACTTTTAATGCTTATAGAAAAGTTCTCCGGCAAATGAAATTATAGCTGAAAGACTGATAACAGTTTCCAAAGCCCTGAAGACCTGTTCCTGGATCTCTTACTTCTGAGCAagaagtaataaattaaatatatgcttCTGAAAGCATATACctattaaacaaacaaaatacatgtTCCTGAATGTTCTCAAGTGGTTATCAATAGAGGTTCAGGTCTTTCAGGTCAAAATAAGTGGTAAGTCTTAAGTGGGTATTTAATAGAGTAGTACTCCTGAAAACATGAGTCTGTTAGGCAATCCTGTTTTTCTGGGCTTAAATCTCTTTAGTCTGGTCTCTGCAGACTTTTGAAAGTCTGTTGTTcagagctttttctttattatgtcTTTTTCAAACTGCTTCTGAAAACCACATTTGTTTGCTTGTCTTTTCTGCAGGGATCAACAGAAACGAGTATTTGACACTGTCAAGGTTGCTAATGTCACTCATGGCcactcctcttcctttcctgcccCATTGCCAATCCCTGGATCTAATCGGTCAAGTGTTGTTATGACAGTAAAGCCCTTCCGGTCTGGCGTACACCAGTTGGAGAGCCACACACGGATGACCCAGAGGAGCAGCTCTGAGAAGAATTTGAAGTAGGAAAGACAGCCTGTTACCTTCTTTCTAAACTAACTGATTCAAAACTAAATCCAGACTGTACCTCAGCTGTGTAAGAGCGAAATAGTTAATTTAATGGTCTTAATTATCTATTATTATTTGATGTTTCTCACAGAGGCACTCATAATCCTGGCCAGCCAGGAACCCCTGGAGACAGTGACTTAGTCACAGCTCTGCACAGGCTCTCCCTCCGTCGTCAGAACTACCTGAGTGAGAAGCAGTTCTTTGAGGAGGAATGGGAGcgaaaaatgcatttgctggCTGAGCAGAAAGAAGGAGCTAGTGGCTGTAGTACACcaacagaaagctgtttttcccTGGGTACAAACTCAGAATTCACTGATCTGTCTGCCAGCTCTAGTAATCTCCGTGTCCTCCTACCAGAAAAATTGCAAATTGTCAAACCAATTGAAGGTAAGATGATGATCTTCCTTCTCTCATCAGCAGAAGAGGATTTTACATGAATTTGCCAACTAAATCATTATTAGTGTGTGTATAGCTAGGTATGATATGCAGTAGGAGGTAGTAGTATTTGGTAGGCTACGTGCCAACTAGCTCATCTATCACTTTCTATTTGGCTTTCTTACACAGTGCTGAGTGCTAGGCTTTTTCTTGGCATTGCCATCCAAGTGTGTCGTGTATCACAGTGTCAGCATCAGTTAGCTGGAGTTGTTTTGATCATGAGTTCTTGTCACTCAATACAACAGTAGGCAATGGCTGTCTGAGACTCTTCTCTTTTGTCACACCAGGATCTCAGACGCTTTTTCACTGGCAGCAGCTTGCTCGACCCAACCTAGGCACCATTCTTGACCCAAGACCAGGTGTTGTTACAAAAGGTTTTACCCCTCTATCTGATGATGCTGTGTACCGCATTTCTGACTTggaggaggatgatgaggaAGAAGGTGAAGGAGGTATAACATTTCAAGTGCAACAGTCCTTCCCAGAGGAAAAGAAGTGTACAGTGGCAAAGCCAGTGGCAGGGATTTTCCTGCCACCTATTACTTCAGCAGCAGTACCACTCACCGGTAAGAAGCATGGTtagtgttttttcctctttttattttgcagtgtctTTTTCTCAATGGAAAGTATTTGACCTTGGACAATGCTGTCTTTGCTgtctttacttaaaaaaaattagaaatgatAATAACATTATCTTAAACTTTGCTTTGATTAGTTCttatctgtctttatttttaccCTCAATGGATGTAAATTCTCCACATTGCAGCCTCAAATCCAGGGAAGTGTCTGTCTTCTACAAATTCCACGTTTACCTTTACTACCTGTAGGATCCTTCACCCATCTGATGTCACTCAAGTTACTCCCAGGTATGATGACTGCTGACATCCTAAATGTTGCTGCATAGGATTAAACAGTTGCTTTCTGGCTCCTGATATATGgaccagttttaaaaaataccaaggCAGCTAGGCAACACACAGGATGTTACTCATACAAATAGTTGTATTTACAAAGGGGAAACTTGCAGTTCCCTAGAGTGAGAGTTAAGACAGGTTAGGGTAACTTGAAGGAAGTAAATTTATACTCTTAAATAACAAATGCTTTGTGTCATATAcctgttgtaaaaaaaaaaatactgattctatgataattttttttcgATTCTGTcatagttttttttaaactattattGGACATCCACATTGATATTCTCTGTAATACAGTATAGGTGACCACAGAAGGTAAATTCATTGGTACTTACACCAAAACCTCTCTGCCAGCCTAGTATCTTCTAAATACTTTGCAGAACAATACTGAATCTACTAAAGCTGAAACTGTCACAGCTAATAGCAATAGTTTACTTTTTTCCGAGCCTTCTGTATACTAAAAGGCAAAtagagagcagagcaggtatAAAGATGTCTAATGTGTGCATCTTCTCTGTGTCACTTTTATTTCAGCTCCATGGGTGCCCCATTTTCACTTGGAAATACTGGCAGCAGTATTGGAAACCCCATAGTGAGCACTCCAGCCATTTCTTACAGGCTTAGTATTGGAGAGTTTCTCACCAACAGAAGAGATTCAACTACTACTTTCAGCAGCACAAGCAGCCTGGCTAAACTTTTGCAAGAACAAGGCATCTCTGCCAAGGTTTACGATAGCCCCGTATTAGAAAAACTGCCTCTGCTACAGCCCCCTCGAACTGTCCCCATTCCTTCTACTCCACCAAATTCTCCCTCGCATTCACCTTGTCCTTCCCCTCCACTGTTTGAGCCTCGAGTGCATCACTCAGAAAATTTCCTGGCTTCTCGACCAGCAGAAACATTCTTGCAAGAAATGTATGGCCTAAAGCCCTCCCGTAATGCTCCGGACGTAGGCCAGCTGAAGATGAACCTAGTGGACAGACTGAAGAGGCTGGGTATTGCCAGGGTGATCAAGCCCCCTGAGACACAGGACCACAGGAAGAATCGGGGGCCAGAGGTCAGTTTGCGGAGGCAGGACTCGGCTGTGTTTCTAAATGCAGGTAGCAACTTAATGGCAGGACTGAGAAGAAACCAGAGTCTTCCAGCCATGATTGGAGCATGGGGAGCTCCAGTTTGCAAACAGTCATCAAAAATGGATATCCTAAAGGAGGAATGACTGGTCTGAAAAATGATTGACTTCTAGCATGGTAAATAATACATGAGGGATAAACATTCAGTACAGGCATCATCAGATGGGTTACAGAAGAGTTGGAGAAGGCACGCGCATGTTAAAGATGTGGGAGAGAGAAGCGTTGAgatcaaggagaaaaagagcGTATTGCTTGGGTTTGAGGAAGAAGGCTTTTGTGGAagataagaaagaagaaaccaaaGCTTAGTTTTGAGACACCCTTCAGCATCTGTCTTAacttaagcaaaaataaaagaccaTTGTAGACATTCTCAgtattttaaccttttaaacTGTATGTGTAGAACTGTCTTGCAGGTACTGTTCTATTTTTTCCCACCATACGACCATAGTATTTTACTAGTTGTTAGCCAGGCTGtatcattta from Pelecanus crispus isolate bPelCri1 chromosome 5, bPelCri1.pri, whole genome shotgun sequence encodes the following:
- the TRAK2 gene encoding trafficking kinesin-binding protein 2; translation: MNFDRGGLESVSDVCSSEDLPEVELVSMLEEQLPDYKLRVDSLYLYENQDWIESPACHGHLSEITSPVRDEEPFRYMILGTDNVEQKTYSDADMVKHLLAEKDRDLELAARIGQALLKRNHLLTEQNEALEEQLGQTLDRVNQLQHELSKKDDLLRIVSIASEESETDSSCSTPLRFNESFNVSHDLLQLDVLQDKLRELEEENLALRSKACHLKTETITYEEKEQQLVNDCVKELRQTNAQISRITEELSEKSEELVRYQEEISSLLSQIVDLQHKLKEHVIEKEELKLHLQASKDAQRQLTAELHELQDRNAECLGMLHESQEEVKLLRSRASSVACLCHPQSCGAFPVDSLAAEIEGTMRKELSQGDESVLSKQKDQQKRVFDTVKVANVTHGHSSSFPAPLPIPGSNRSSVVMTVKPFRSGVHQLESHTRMTQRSSSEKNLKGTHNPGQPGTPGDSDLVTALHRLSLRRQNYLSEKQFFEEEWERKMHLLAEQKEGASGCSTPTESCFSLGTNSEFTDLSASSSNLRVLLPEKLQIVKPIEGSQTLFHWQQLARPNLGTILDPRPGVVTKGFTPLSDDAVYRISDLEEDDEEEGEGGITFQVQQSFPEEKKCTVAKPVAGIFLPPITSAAVPLTVAASNPGKCLSSTNSTFTFTTCRILHPSDVTQVTPSSMGAPFSLGNTGSSIGNPIVSTPAISYRLSIGEFLTNRRDSTTTFSSTSSLAKLLQEQGISAKVYDSPVLEKLPLLQPPRTVPIPSTPPNSPSHSPCPSPPLFEPRVHHSENFLASRPAETFLQEMYGLKPSRNAPDVGQLKMNLVDRLKRLGIARVIKPPETQDHRKNRGPEVSLRRQDSAVFLNAGSNLMAGLRRNQSLPAMIGAWGAPVCKQSSKMDILKEE